A single Microtus ochrogaster isolate Prairie Vole_2 linkage group LG3, MicOch1.0, whole genome shotgun sequence DNA region contains:
- the Tdrd15 gene encoding LOW QUALITY PROTEIN: tudor domain-containing protein 15 (The sequence of the model RefSeq protein was modified relative to this genomic sequence to represent the inferred CDS: inserted 4 bases in 2 codons; deleted 2 bases in 1 codon; substituted 2 bases at 2 genomic stop codons), with protein MNSTSLLPTFLDVDLTVLHIECHKDILVKFQGKSNRECHFDYHILQREIQYIPKVKNDVRVDEFCLVEEKVTGEWQRGIVVGKTNELYTVLLIDRGEELRVDGTRVASACDKLFELPPRVVFGIFANILPVGEKWSPKALNYFKSLVGTQLKVNMQTVLPLQMILLEAPKVISEVLELQLGRFIDRDTFRLIVEILKELPKPMPDLLHQKRPESSLSNNSVSLDVQYLLDNFQPSIPVGSLDSVKVSSALSPEKFYCQLLKWIPELEDLTECMNLHYNTIDQENNPTCDNFGLLCVAKGTNGQWQRGILQQLLPNNQVKIWFMDYGSSESIPSVHVKKLKEDFIFAPLFSFPCSLTYLHCPDPEVRKRQLTTFRQALLGRIVYAHIDWFSEDERLYYVTLQSQESVINTKCLLRTLGTQILCPEFESNISIALSEADISDTGSFALDGFIGNVEQSMGGLNEKEDFKAGFPIKTVRMEIESTHIAFVVSVLNPSNFWVRISKHQKKFEDIMKSLNTFYDVSENDELTLRNPEPGLFCCARYSKDRCFYRAIITGMNDYWINVYLLDYGSTDSIPFFDAKVLLPEFCGLPPLAMHCSLAQVSPVTDLWLQAATDYFKKIVLNKAILLQVRAKKGDKYMVTIQNIEAPENMDVVSLMLQAGYAESAEVASEDLPKSVRDCSVLKLKSKDSLHNKNVVASAPLKRPKSEKCHSEKLKENLSSNLCSEPISSQPYKAYVFKPGKLLEVNCSYCHGPGDFSCQLLCKLEDLKLLMEQIQDYYSVHPEPYQTGKIACVAKHSRDGKWYRAAILTQASEQEVELIFVDYGNQERVFIKDLCAINPHFLTLEAQAFRCCLNYLVDPTTCNLLDWTAEASRDFGNFIASCGGLLTCIVYALVLIHPRCLCNLVDLQSSLISANECFLRCSSTHSSLLSRPLPLSVSLYSYYYSSFDIKIGSEEDVYISHVYSPKKFYCQLCRNSKDLEMLETRITEMISLKMSSTYDWNRMRLCISKYIEDGLSYRALVKTTGSSSGPCVYFVDYGNEQFVEENMLCAISDQFPELLFTPMQAIQCFLSDLRDIDIPREINRWFEDSFLGKPLKAVILSRESDGQLGIDLYDGYQHINQTIKLLLNVYGENHSKEAWSVEKNQRLNQAFTVPLKESTESNCCHNAINKTSLATHSANQTDQLMHPQRVYARSLKSSICCEVEPIRKSKVKRPCKYRLKNKNGKFTLGSAHIPEESGMGLTSQKTVSKKLFQNLNQVASQRLFILHRPPVTKILQPHIDLSTHVNESAPTSYHHIPLAGNENEVIGLTSALNERTNSQKKQTSLSPLARGHIEYSSDHTMSRDITKGVLLPESFEVEVLDHGNTAIVNGCKVYSVNRELLTIPRLGMYSFLRRIRWNEPTEMCKGKIADYFSLGVINRIIACEFLKTHDEKWEVNVTCGDKCVIKKLLSWSPCSKLQELAWQTPQAISHKVSILENSHSKARRVNLYDGSVIFTSLSQQLVEIPTELVGYGQLEEAKMIYASKTGGFHLKLLKNQKTSDLAXLIPEEDNSLFLSMDNIKRGLEFLSISERXLKWYQPKTEEQWVHEKVFGFLINHGQHEVVPVNNVKVLSREIRSIXRQGMSHEWICFTYSKKMILEFIVCLFAHLKMSMTALKYLDDAWEVEMLIDSMLLCWYLNVTTSLVEENKLQSSGTVFSLESQTLLSPWVIQPFVWAPLQNGRRYGGIATVVDDPSDFCVQLEDFFDTVQYLFTLLSDLAEPLRALPLEHMIPGSNCLIKSELEGXWSRAEISQVLVQSLHLVLIDYGLSAHIPHSEAINLKSVPEKIMSLPKQSYPCSVHGVLPTTRKLWNNEARQLFQDFLCKSDLVFQFRAYGPAAVLEVDVIHKNDSGADVLVAFGLAVHPKDLAGPNGITATGSKLQSSFICPLLGKRWNKKENINYNTRKQKL; from the exons atgaattctaCATCTTTATTACCAACATTTTTAGATGTGGATCTGACAGTTTTACATATCGAGTGTCACAAGGACATTCTTGTGAAATTTCAAGGCAAAAGCAATCGAGAGTGTCACTTTGACTATCACATATTGCAGAGGGAAATACAGTATATCCCCAAAGTGAAGAATGATGTGAGAGTCGATGAGTTCTGTCTGGTGGAGGAAAAGGTGACTGGAGAATGGCAGAGAGGCATAGTGGTGGGGAAGACCAACGAACTCTACACGGTGCTGCTCATTGATCggggagaagagctgagagtCGATGGGACTCGGGTAGCCTCTGCTTGTGACAAGTTATTTGAGCTCCCTCCCAGAGTTGTATTTGGCATTTTTGCCAACATACTCCCAGTTGGAGAAAAATGGTCGCCCAAGGCTTTGAATTATTTCAAGTCACTAGTAGGAACACAGCTGAAAGTCAATATGCAAACAGTTTTGCCTCTTCAAATGATTCTTCTTGAGGCGCCCAAAGTTATATCTGAAGTTCTTGAATTGCAATTAGGAAGATTCATTGATAGGGATACATTCCGTCTTATTGTGGAGATACTAAAGGAACTCCCCAAGCCAATGccagacctcctacaccaaaaaaGACCCGAGTCATCATTAAGTAATAACAGTGTTTCACTTGATGTTCAGTATCTCCTAGATAATTTCCAGCCATCTATACCAGTGGGAAGTTTGGACAGCGTCAAAGTGTCATCAGCACTGAGTCCTGAGAAATTTTATTGCCAGTTACTTAAGTGGATTCCAGAGCTAGAAGACTTGACAGAGTGTATGAATTTGCATTACAACACAAtagatcaagaaaacaaccctACTTGTGATAATTTTGGACTCCTGTGTGTTGCTAAAGGGACAAATGGACAGTGGCAAAGAGGAATTCTCCAGCAGCTGTTGCCCAACAATCAAGTGAAAATTTGGTTCATGGATTACGGCAGCAGTGAATCTATTCCCTCCGTTCACGTGAAGAAACTGAAAGAGGATTTTATTTTTGCACCgttgttttcatttccatgttcTCTGACATATTTACATTGTCCAGACCCAGAAGTAAGAAAACGACAGCTGACTACATTTAGGCAAGCCCTGTTAGGGCGAATAGTATATGCCCACATTGACTGGTTCAGTGAGGATGAACGTTTGTATTATGTGACTTTACAGTCTCAAGAATCTGTAATTAATACTAAGTGTCTGCTGAGGACTCTGGGCACACAAATACTTTGCCCTGAATTTGAGTCAAACATTTCCATTGCCTTGAGTGAGGCAGACATTTCTGATACAGGCAGCTTTGCACTTGATGGTTTCATTGGGAATGTTGAACAGTCAATGGGTGGACTAAATGAAAAAGAGGACTTCAAAGCAGGTTTTCCTATTAAAACAGTAAGAATGGAGATAGAATCCACCCACATAGCATTTGTAGTGAGTGTACTGAACCCATCAAATTTCTGGGTACGCATTAGTAAGCATCAGAAGAAATTTGAAGACATAATGaaatctttaaatacattttatgatgTATCTGAAAATGATGAACTAACCCTGAGAAACCCTGAACCTGGACTGTTCTGTTGTGCCAGATATAGCAAGGACAGATGTTTTTACCGAGCCATCATCACTGGAATGAATGATTACTGGATTAATGTTTACCTCTTGGATTATGGAAGTACTGACTCCATACCATTTTTTGATGCAAAAGTTTTGCTTCCAGAATTTTGTGGTTTGCCTCCCTTAGCCATGCACTGTTCACTTGCACAGGTATCTCCTGTCACAGATTTATGGCTACAGGCAGCAACAGATTATTTCAAAAAAATCGTTCTGAACAAAGCAATTTTGCTTCAAGTTCGAGCAAAAAAAGGTGACAAGTACATGGTGACTATTCAGAATATTGAAGCCCCTGAAAATATGGATGTTGTCTCCCTGATGCTCCAAGCTGGATATGCAGAGTCTGCAGAGGTAGCATCAGAAGACTTGCCCAAATCTGTCAGAGACTGTTcagtgttaaagttaaaatctaaAGATTCACTTCACAATAAAAATGTTGTGGCCTCTGCCCCTCTCAAAAGACCTAAGTCTGAAAAATGTCATTctgaaaagctaaaagaaaatctCTCATCCAACTTGTGTTCTGAACCGATCTCATCACAGCCTTATAAGGCATATGTGTTCAAGCCAGGGAAACTTCTCGAAGTCAACTGTTCTTATTGTCACGGTCCAGGTGACTTTTCATGCCAGCTTCTGTGTAAGTTAGAGGATTTGAAATTACTGATGGAACAAATTCAAGATTATTACAGCGTTCATCCAGAACCATATCAGACTGGGAAGATAGCCTGTGTGGCTAAGCATTCCAGAGACGGGAAGTGGTACAGGGCTGCCATTTTGACTCAAGCATCAGAACAAGAAGTTGAACTAATATTTGTTGACTATGGAAATCAAGAGAGAGTTTTCATTAAAGATCTTTGTGCCATCAACCCACATTTTCTTACTTTAGAAGCCCAAGCTTTCAGATGCTGCCTCAACTATTTAGTTGATCCCACGACTTGTAATCTATTAGACTGGACAGCAGAAGCATCCAGAGACTTTGGAAATTTCATTGCTTCATGTGGAGGATTACTTACTTGTATCGTGTATGCCTTAGTTCTTATACACCCTAGATGCTTATGTAACTTAGTGGATTTGCAATCATCACTTATAAGTGCAAATGAATGTTTCCTTCGTTGTAGCTCCACCCACTCCAGTCTCTTATCAAGGCCACTCCCACTTTCAGTCAGTCTTTACAGTTACTATTACTCTTCCTTTGATATAAAGATTGGAAGTGAAGAAGATGTGTATATATCTCATGTGTATAGTCCCAAAAAGTTCTATTGCCAGCTTTGTAGAAACAGTAAAGATTTAGAGATGTTGGAGACAAGAATCACAGAGATGATTAGCCTTAAAATGTCTTCCACGTATGACTGGaacagaatgagactgtgtatcTCTAAATACATAGAGGATGGGCTTTCATACAGAGCCTTGGTGAAGACAACAGGGTCGTCATCTGGcccttgtgtttattttgtggaCTATGGGAATGAGCAATTTGTAGAAGAAAATATGCTGTGTGCCATTTCTGATCAATTTCCAGAACTGCTATTTACACCTATGCAAGCAATTCAGTGTTTTCTGTCAGATCTTAGAGATATAGATATTCCACGAGAAATCAACAGATGGTTTGAAGACAGTTTCTTGGGGAAGCCCCTGAAAGCAGTAATACTGTCCAGGGAATCAGATGGGCAACTTGGTATAGACTTATATGATGGGTATCAACATataaatcaaacaataaaactGCTACTTAATGTTTATGGAGAAAACCACTCCAAGGAAGCATGGAGTGTGGAAAAGAATCAGAGGCTAAATCAGGCATTCACTGTTCCTTtgaaagaaagcacagaaagCAACTGTTGCCACAatgcaataaataaaactagCCTTGCAACACATTCTGCAAACCAAACAGATCAATTGATGCATCCCCAACGTGTATATGCCAGGAGTTTGAAATCATCAATTTGTTGTGAAGTTGAACCCATACGAAAAAGCAAAGTGAAGAGGCCCTGTAAGtacagacttaaaaataaaaatggaaaattcactcTTGGGTCTGCACACATTCCTGAAGAAAGTGGCATGGGCCTCACATCACAAAAGACAgtatcaaaaaaattattt caAAACTTAAATCAAGTAGCTTCCCAAAGGCTGTTCATCCTTCATAGACCCCCGGTCACAAAGATTCTTCAACCCCACATTGACTTGAGTACCCATGTTAACGAGTCTGCACCCACTAGCTACCATCACATTCCACTTGCTGGGAATGAAAATGAAGTGATAGGACTCACCAGTGCTctaaatgaaagaacaaatagCCAGAAAAAGCAGACCTCCCTGAGTCCTCTGGCGAGAGGTCATATAGAATACTCTAGTGACCATACCATGTCCAGAGACATCACAAAGGGAGTATTGCTGCCAGAATCCTTTGAAGTGGAAGTTCTTGATCATGGTAATACTGCCATAGTAAATGGATGTAAAGTTTATTCAGTTAACAGGGAACTCTTAACTATCCCCAGGCTAGGAATGTATTCTTTTCTTCGTAGGATAAGATGGAATGAGCCCACTGAAATGTGTAAAGGCAAAATTGCAGATTATTTTTCCTTGGGAGTAATTAACAGAATAATTGCTTGTGAATTTTTGAAGACACACGATGAGAAGTGGGAAGTCAATGTAACTTGTGGCGATAAATGTGTCATCAAGAAGTTGCTGAGCTGGTCACCCTGTTCTAAGCTACAGGAATTGGCATGGCAGACGCCCCAGGCCATCTCTCACAAAGTTAGTATCCTTGAGAACAGCCATTCGAAGGCAAGAAGAGTAAATCTGTATGATGGTTCTGTGATCTTCACATCACTCTCCCAACAACTGGTAGAAATTCCTACTGAACTGGTAGGATATGGACAGCTTGAAGAAGCCAAAATGATTTATGCATCAAAGACTGGGGGATTTCACTTGAAGTtattgaaaaatcagaaaacatcaGATTTAGCATGATTAATTCCTGAAGAAGATAATTCCCTTTTTTTATCAATGGATAATATTAAAAGGGGGTTAGAGTTCTTGTCAATATCTGAGAG TTTAAAGTGGTACCAACCCAAAACAGAAGAGCAGTGGGTACATGAGAAAGTATTTGGCTTTTTAATAAATCATGGACAGCATGAAGTAGTGCCCGTAAATAATGTCAAGGTACTTAGTAGAGAGATCAGAAGTAT AAGACAAGGCATGTCTCATGAATGGATTTGCTTTACATATTCTAAGAAAATGATCCTTGAGTtcattgtgtgtttatttgcCCATTTGAAAATGAGCATGACTGCTCTGAAATATTTAGACGATGCCTGGGAAGTGGAAATGTTGATAGATAGCATGTTGCTTTGCTGGTATTTAAATGTAACTACGTCTCTGGTGGAAGAAAACAAACTGCAATCTTCAGGTACTGTTTTCAGTCTGGAGTCCCAGACTCTTTTGTCACCTTGGGTAATCCAGCCATTTGTTTGGGCACCGCTCCAAAATGGCAGGCGGTATGGCGGCATCGCCACTGTTGTCGATGACCCCTCAGACTTCTGTGTGCAGCTAGAGGATTTCTTTGATACAGTGCAATACCTCTTTACCTTGCTTTCCGACTTAGCAGAGCCCTTGCGAGCCTTGCCACTAGAGCACATGATTCCTGGTTCCAATTGCCTGATCAAAAGTGAGTTGGAGGGTTAGTGGAGCAGAGCAGAAATTTCTCAAGTGCTGGTTCAATCTTTACATCTTGTTCTGATTGACTATGGACTTTCCGCTCATATACCTCACTCAGAAGCAATAAATCTTAAATCTGTACCTGAGAAAATTATGAGTTTGCCAAAGCAGAGCTATCCATGTAGCGTGCATGGTGTCTTACCTACTACACGGAAGTTGTGGAATAATGAAGCCAGGCAGTTGTTTCAAGATTTCCTATGCAAATCAGATTTAGTTTTTCAGTTTCGGGCATATGGTCCTGCAGCAGTATTGGAAGTGGATGTCATTCACAAGAACGACAGTGGAGCAGATGTCTTGGTGGCGTTTGGTCTTGCCGTGCATCCTAAGGATTTAGCTGGTCCCAATGGAATTACTGCTACGGGATCTAAACTACAGAGCAGTTTCATATGTCCACTGTTGGGCAAACGttggaacaaaaaagaaaatattaattacaacaccagaaaacaaaagctgtaG